TAATACAAATATCTGTTTGTGATCTATCTCCTACTCGAATAATTTCATTTCGAAGACGTGGATCTCGAATTCTTCTACGAATTAATGCCGTATTTACAACGATATTTTCAACAAATCCATCCCTCGCACCGCGTACTACTTTTTCAGTATCTGGCTCTGTCGGTGTTCGCCCTGGATAACTACGAACATCTATCGCAAATGCTTCTGTTTCGCCCTCCACAAATATAATAATAAGCCCTGATAGTGCTTGAACCATTACTTCATCCATCGTTTTCACTTTACTTACTTGCTGATGAATTAAACGATTCTCTAAAAGCTTTACTGTATCTTCTTCAACATCCCGAATTTCATTTGTATCTACAGCTTCTTCTAAAATAGGAATGATATAATTTGTATCACAAAGTCCATTTACGAATAACACGGCAATTTCTTTATTCAAAATTTGAAATTTACGAATACCAACATCAAATGTAACGCCTAATCCAACCGTTTGTTTTAAATAATTTTCATTGTCACTTATGAAAGTTGAAATAGGAATATCTACTTTTTTAGGCTTCGTCATAAAACCCACTCCTTTCCAAGATTAACTGAATTGCTTTTTTAGTAATTGGTGATCCTCTCTCCCATTCATCGTTTCCACACATCTTACCAATATCACCAATTCCAACGATGACAGGCACATTTAAATCATCTAAACAATAAATTGTATCTCCGCTAATTCTGCCAATTTCACCATCTGGAAGTCCAAATTTATCAACACCATATTCCGTTAAGTTCCCATTCCGATCTACATTTACATCTACGCGTGCCCATTCCCAATGATGTGTATTAGACGCTACTGCCAAAATCCCAAGTACATCAATTTGTTTATGCGTGGCTACATATTTTAAAGCTTTTTCACCAGATCCTTCTCCAATAAATCCGCTGTCATCAAACATGACAAATACAGGGTCATATGGCGTTTGCATAATAAGCTCAACAACTTTCTTCCCTGTCAATTTGGTTGGATTACTTTGTGACGCCGAAATACACCTTCCCCCAAATTCCTTCGTTAAAAGCTCAATTGTTCGCTTTGCATATTCATCTCCATCTGTGACCAAAATAACCCTTCGTCTCATTTGATTTATCCTTTCGGTTTACATATAAGTGCTACAAAAAATGAAAATAATATCGCTGCAGAAATGCCTGCAGACGTTAAACTAAACATACCTATACCAATCCCTATATATCCGTGTTTTTCCGCCGCATGCATTGCTCCGTGTAATAGTGAATGTCCAAAACTTGTAATAGGAACTGTCGCACCAGCACCAGCAAACTTTATAAGCTTATCGTACAATCCGAATCCATCTAACACTGCTCCTATGACTACAAAGGTAGCCATCAAATGAGCTGGTGTTAACTTTGCGAAATCTAATAATATTTGTCCAATGACACAAATAGCGCCTCCTACAAGAAAT
This Bacillus paramycoides DNA region includes the following protein-coding sequences:
- a CDS encoding stage V sporulation protein AE; translated protein: MRRRVILVTDGDEYAKRTIELLTKEFGGRCISASQSNPTKLTGKKVVELIMQTPYDPVFVMFDDSGFIGEGSGEKALKYVATHKQIDVLGILAVASNTHHWEWARVDVNVDRNGNLTEYGVDKFGLPDGEIGRISGDTIYCLDDLNVPVIVGIGDIGKMCGNDEWERGSPITKKAIQLILERSGFYDEA
- the spoVAE gene encoding stage V sporulation protein AE; this encodes MDFIYAFLVGGAICVIGQILLDFAKLTPAHLMATFVVIGAVLDGFGLYDKLIKFAGAGATVPITSFGHSLLHGAMHAAEKHGYIGIGIGMFSLTSAGISAAILFSFFVALICKPKG